In a genomic window of Mucilaginibacter sp. KACC 22063:
- a CDS encoding RidA family protein — protein sequence MNTPQENFEALGLSLPPAPTPLGVYKPFLIDGKYLYLSGHGPVQDDKSLIIGRIGDTIDMENGKLAARQVGLTMLSTIQANIGSFNSIKRVIKVLGMVNCTPNFEKHPYIINGCSELFAQVWGKENGIGVRSAVGFGSLPDNIPVEIEALFELV from the coding sequence ATGAATACTCCTCAAGAAAATTTCGAAGCACTGGGTTTATCTCTTCCACCGGCACCAACGCCGCTTGGCGTGTACAAGCCATTTTTAATTGATGGAAAATACCTGTACCTGTCTGGCCATGGCCCTGTTCAGGATGATAAAAGCTTAATCATCGGCCGCATAGGCGATACCATTGATATGGAAAACGGTAAGCTTGCAGCACGCCAGGTTGGGTTAACCATGTTATCAACCATACAGGCAAATATCGGCAGCTTTAACAGTATCAAAAGGGTAATTAAAGTATTAGGTATGGTGAACTGTACCCCTAATTTTGAAAAACATCCTTACATTATTAATGGTTGCAGCGAATTATTTGCCCAGGTTTGGGGTAAAGAAAACGGCATTGGTGTGCGCAGCGCAGTAGGGTTTGGGTCATTGCCGGATAATATTCCTGTTGAGATTGAAGCACTTTTTGAATTAGTATAA
- a CDS encoding glycoside hydrolase family 20 protein translates to MLVIKGTDKHILFFRAQIIIGLCCILLSLKAVAQQAGDKPLPIIPVPVKAVATNGKFSINTATSIVAQKGINTDNLKFFNQMVGMSLSKSLVIKDNLPVSNYIYLEIDTLQQKDGYQLSVNNKRIIIKGHDEAGVFYGLQTVVQLMQPSKKVIQVQGCEITDYPRFAYRGMHLDVSRHMFPVSAIKKWIDVLALFKINTFHWHLTDDQGWRIEIKSRPKLQSVSAYRNETLIGHKKELPHQFDDKRYGGYYTQEEAKEIVAYARLRHITVIPEIEMPGHALAALAAYPGLGCTGGPYQTATFWGIFDDVYCAGNEDTFNFLEGVLDEVIKIFPSEYIHIGGDECPKVRWAACPKCQKRIKDEHLKDEHELQSYFIRRISNYLESKGRKIIGWDEILEGGLTPGATVMSWTGIEGGVAAAAQHHQVIMTPEKYVYLDYYQSLYPSEPLAAGGYTPLSKIYNYEPVPSRLTPEQAKYITGVQANIWSEYLPTVDKAEYMIFPRVLALSEMAWSNPKQRNYNNFLSRLRPTMRLLNRLHINAANTFDEITDSVSQTAKGTQALTLSATLPGAVIRYTTNGSKVTAQSKLYKSSLNVEHTSTISATTFVNQKQVGRTYTKSFFIHKAVGKQVTLTDAPEGNYNPPGGSAVLVNGLSGSARYNDNQWLGFNKHNFEAVVDLGKVDEITSLGTHVLNYHWQKMWAPTSLQFLVSDDNKTYHLVYQQTDFPVNGINAVSCKLSHLKARYIKVIAINKGTIPAGEYGAGGRAWLLLDEIIVN, encoded by the coding sequence ATGCTGGTAATTAAGGGAACTGATAAACACATTCTATTCTTCAGGGCGCAAATTATCATTGGTCTTTGCTGCATCCTGCTTAGTTTAAAAGCAGTTGCACAGCAAGCTGGAGATAAGCCGCTGCCTATCATCCCTGTGCCGGTAAAGGCTGTTGCTACCAATGGTAAGTTTTCAATCAACACCGCAACAAGTATTGTGGCGCAAAAGGGTATCAACACCGATAACTTGAAGTTTTTTAATCAGATGGTTGGTATGTCATTAAGCAAGTCGCTGGTTATAAAAGATAATTTGCCGGTAAGTAATTACATCTATCTTGAAATTGACACCCTGCAACAAAAAGATGGTTATCAGCTTTCGGTTAATAATAAACGCATTATTATAAAAGGCCATGACGAAGCTGGCGTGTTTTATGGCTTGCAGACCGTAGTGCAGCTAATGCAGCCGTCTAAAAAAGTAATACAAGTACAGGGCTGCGAGATTACCGACTATCCACGGTTTGCTTACAGGGGAATGCATCTTGATGTGAGCAGGCACATGTTTCCGGTAAGTGCTATCAAAAAATGGATTGATGTACTGGCACTGTTCAAAATCAATACTTTTCACTGGCACCTTACAGACGATCAGGGTTGGCGAATTGAGATCAAGAGCCGACCGAAGCTGCAATCTGTAAGCGCTTATCGTAATGAAACGTTAATTGGCCATAAAAAGGAACTTCCTCACCAGTTTGATGATAAACGTTATGGTGGTTATTACACACAGGAAGAAGCAAAGGAAATAGTAGCATATGCAAGGCTGAGGCATATCACTGTTATCCCTGAGATTGAAATGCCGGGACATGCCCTGGCCGCATTGGCCGCTTATCCCGGACTGGGCTGCACGGGAGGACCATATCAAACAGCAACCTTTTGGGGCATATTTGATGATGTGTATTGCGCCGGAAATGAAGATACCTTCAATTTTCTGGAAGGTGTATTAGACGAGGTCATCAAGATTTTTCCGTCTGAATACATTCACATTGGTGGCGACGAATGCCCTAAGGTAAGATGGGCGGCATGCCCAAAATGCCAGAAACGGATTAAGGACGAACATTTGAAAGATGAACACGAGCTTCAAAGTTATTTCATCAGGCGGATCAGTAATTACCTGGAATCAAAAGGTCGGAAAATTATTGGCTGGGACGAAATTTTAGAGGGCGGGCTTACACCCGGTGCAACAGTAATGAGCTGGACAGGTATTGAAGGTGGTGTTGCAGCCGCAGCACAACATCACCAGGTGATTATGACTCCCGAAAAATATGTATATCTGGATTATTACCAATCGCTTTATCCATCAGAGCCTTTGGCTGCAGGCGGGTATACACCATTATCGAAAATATATAACTATGAACCGGTGCCGTCAAGGTTAACACCAGAGCAGGCAAAATATATTACAGGCGTACAGGCTAATATATGGAGTGAATATTTGCCAACGGTGGACAAAGCCGAATACATGATTTTCCCGCGCGTACTGGCTTTGTCAGAAATGGCATGGTCAAATCCGAAGCAGCGGAATTATAACAATTTCCTGAGCAGGTTAAGGCCAACTATGAGATTGTTAAACAGGCTGCATATCAATGCTGCAAATACATTTGATGAGATCACAGACAGCGTATCACAAACTGCAAAGGGAACGCAGGCGCTAACCCTTTCTGCTACCTTGCCTGGTGCGGTTATCCGCTACACCACAAATGGCAGCAAGGTAACTGCACAAAGCAAGCTGTATAAATCTTCGCTAAATGTAGAGCATACCAGCACAATCAGTGCTACAACTTTTGTAAATCAAAAACAGGTTGGGCGTACCTACACAAAAAGCTTTTTCATTCATAAAGCAGTGGGCAAGCAGGTGACTTTAACCGATGCCCCTGAAGGAAATTATAATCCGCCGGGCGGTAGTGCTGTATTAGTGAATGGGCTGAGTGGCAGCGCTCGGTACAACGATAATCAGTGGTTGGGTTTTAATAAGCACAACTTTGAAGCAGTTGTAGATCTGGGCAAAGTGGACGAAATTACTTCGCTTGGTACACATGTTTTAAATTATCACTGGCAAAAAATGTGGGCACCTACATCCTTACAGTTTTTGGTTTCTGATGATAACAAAACGTATCATCTCGTTTATCAGCAAACAGATTTTCCTGTAAATGGAATAAATGCAGTCAGTTGTAAATTATCTCATCTAAAAGCCCGTTATATAAAAGTTATTGCAATTAACAAAGGCACCATCCCGGCGGGTGAATATGGTGCGGGTGGCAGAGCCTGGCTTTTGTTGGATGAAATTATAGTGAACTGA
- a CDS encoding alpha-L-fucosidase translates to MKKLFLSILLIGSSFILKAQNDLVKDDVASNYNLNKPEREEWLKNTGAGLFIHFGVDVQLGIVISHALVGASDDFVDHYFNDLPRTFDPSKFDPYQIAVLAKLAGMKYIVFTTKHHSGFCMWDTKTNNFNITNTPYKKDLLAEFVKATREVGLGVGFYFSPEDFYFLHQHHLPISRTNVVMDKKTRQEYDDYNKRQCEELMTKYGKIDVLFIDGEPKEIVKATCWKLQPDILITRGAIKTPEQTLPGAKVTQPWLAPITIGTAWQYQPTNERYKSGTQLIDLLLEARSKGGSLLLNVGPKADGSLPTEQEDRLREMAAWYFINHECIDSVRSWVVSKEDNILFTAKGKTLYAIVTDVPNWKEGERKTFLLHSVKAQNNTVVNVLGQNSKIIEYNANPQVDCRYKQTPDGLEVSVVKAQRIYDDHRWPNAVVIKLENVASTIDEAVTVETGDGKITANGVLLTGKLYNYKNKGVKQIRFAYRPYRGQIETLYADKWAYTNWVPVAQDGTFNTKVTGLKGAYEYKAIALQDKVAVEGENKVVK, encoded by the coding sequence ATGAAAAAACTGTTCCTTAGCATCTTACTTATAGGTTCATCATTTATACTAAAGGCACAAAATGATTTGGTTAAAGATGATGTGGCCAGCAATTATAATTTAAATAAACCCGAGCGCGAAGAGTGGCTGAAAAACACTGGCGCAGGGCTGTTTATCCATTTTGGTGTTGATGTGCAGCTGGGTATTGTAATAAGCCATGCACTGGTAGGAGCTTCTGACGATTTTGTAGATCATTATTTCAATGATCTGCCCAGAACGTTCGATCCATCAAAATTTGACCCCTATCAGATTGCCGTATTGGCCAAACTGGCAGGTATGAAATACATTGTGTTCACCACCAAACACCATTCGGGTTTTTGTATGTGGGATACTAAAACGAATAATTTTAATATCACCAATACACCTTACAAAAAGGATCTGTTGGCCGAATTTGTAAAGGCAACCCGCGAAGTTGGCCTGGGAGTAGGGTTCTATTTCTCGCCGGAGGATTTTTACTTTTTGCACCAGCATCATTTGCCGATCAGCCGTACCAATGTGGTGATGGATAAAAAGACCCGCCAGGAGTATGATGATTACAACAAACGCCAGTGCGAAGAACTGATGACTAAGTACGGTAAAATTGATGTGCTGTTTATTGATGGCGAGCCTAAGGAGATAGTAAAAGCCACCTGTTGGAAATTACAGCCTGATATTTTAATTACCCGTGGCGCAATTAAAACGCCTGAACAGACTTTGCCCGGAGCAAAAGTGACACAGCCCTGGTTAGCGCCAATTACTATCGGTACCGCATGGCAGTATCAGCCCACTAATGAGCGTTATAAGTCGGGTACGCAGTTAATTGACTTGTTGCTTGAGGCACGTTCTAAAGGCGGATCATTGCTGTTAAATGTAGGCCCTAAAGCTGACGGTTCCTTACCAACAGAACAGGAAGATCGTTTGCGTGAAATGGCTGCCTGGTATTTCATCAATCACGAATGTATTGATAGTGTGCGGTCATGGGTGGTAAGCAAGGAAGATAACATCCTGTTTACGGCAAAAGGGAAGACCTTATATGCGATTGTAACAGATGTGCCAAACTGGAAAGAGGGGGAGCGCAAAACGTTTCTGCTGCATTCTGTAAAAGCGCAAAATAATACTGTGGTTAATGTTTTAGGTCAGAACAGTAAGATCATAGAGTATAATGCTAATCCGCAGGTGGATTGCCGCTATAAACAAACGCCAGACGGATTGGAAGTATCTGTAGTGAAAGCGCAGCGCATTTATGATGATCACCGCTGGCCTAATGCCGTAGTGATTAAACTGGAAAATGTAGCATCGACTATTGATGAAGCCGTAACGGTAGAAACAGGCGATGGCAAAATTACCGCAAATGGTGTATTACTAACTGGCAAATTGTATAATTACAAAAACAAAGGGGTTAAGCAAATCAGGTTTGCTTATCGCCCTTATCGTGGGCAGATAGAAACTTTATATGCAGATAAATGGGCTTATACTAACTGGGTACCAGTTGCGCAGGATGGTACGTTTAATACTAAAGTAACAGGGCTTAAAGGCGCTTATGAATATAAAGCAATAGCCTTGCAGGATAAGGTTGCTGTTGAGGGCGAAAATAAAGTTGTAAAATAA
- a CDS encoding SusD/RagB family nutrient-binding outer membrane lipoprotein produces MKKYFNPYISALLVGLASFTSCKKNFTDLNTNPNAVTTSTPAYMFTKAEYDGTANMLNLLLGTMQYTTSYNDVAGFGSKYIASQVNTTSASFSSAYPNEINELKEVIKVVKTDPTQVNLYAEARIWRVYCFSRLTDLYGDIPYSQAAEGYTDGIFTPSYDAQKDIYADMLNELDQAAQSLDASKTTFGAADLIYGGNVSQWKKFAYSLMLRLGMRLTKVDATSAQTWVTKAISGGVILQDADVAKMSYKGAGQDINKNPLALNLYNSDYIAANGNTNQEGGKYQDVFINYLKQTKDPRLGVVSIVYTSAGVTDTTFAKQQGMPATLSSKPANFSSLSEPNPATVLLMSSPRLVFTAAESYFLLAEAALRGWYTGATAQQCYNNGTSAAMRQWAIIGGTAGTISTNQINTYLKYNGLNTAGSVDAQMNQIYTQFWVSIFPDAQEVFASYRRTGYPALTPNNYPGNITGGVIFRRMLYPLSEQNLNAKSYAAAISRQGADNVLTRIWWDK; encoded by the coding sequence ATGAAAAAATATTTTAATCCATATATAAGCGCTCTGTTAGTAGGGCTCGCAAGTTTTACTTCTTGTAAAAAGAACTTCACCGATCTTAATACCAACCCCAATGCGGTAACCACTTCAACCCCGGCATATATGTTTACAAAAGCCGAGTACGATGGTACCGCCAATATGCTTAACCTGTTGCTGGGCACCATGCAGTATACCACCAGTTATAATGATGTGGCAGGCTTTGGCTCTAAATACATTGCCAGCCAGGTTAACACAACTTCGGCATCATTCTCAAGCGCTTATCCCAACGAGATAAACGAACTGAAAGAAGTAATCAAAGTTGTAAAAACAGACCCTACACAGGTAAACCTTTACGCCGAAGCCCGGATATGGCGGGTATATTGCTTCAGCCGCCTTACAGATCTGTATGGTGATATCCCTTATTCACAGGCAGCAGAGGGCTATACCGATGGTATTTTTACTCCATCTTATGATGCACAGAAAGATATTTATGCCGATATGCTTAACGAGCTTGATCAGGCAGCGCAAAGCTTAGATGCGTCAAAAACAACCTTCGGTGCAGCCGACCTGATCTATGGCGGCAATGTATCGCAATGGAAAAAGTTCGCTTATTCATTAATGTTGCGCCTGGGTATGCGCCTTACTAAAGTAGATGCTACTTCTGCGCAAACCTGGGTAACCAAAGCAATTTCTGGCGGGGTGATCTTACAGGATGCTGATGTTGCAAAAATGTCGTATAAAGGTGCCGGTCAGGATATCAACAAAAACCCTCTGGCCTTAAATTTATACAACAGCGATTATATTGCAGCTAATGGTAACACCAACCAGGAGGGCGGTAAATACCAAGATGTGTTCATCAATTACCTGAAACAGACAAAAGACCCGCGTTTGGGCGTTGTTTCAATTGTTTATACAAGTGCCGGTGTTACCGATACCACATTTGCCAAGCAACAGGGTATGCCTGCAACATTAAGCAGCAAGCCGGCTAATTTCAGCAGCCTTAGCGAGCCTAATCCGGCAACAGTGTTACTAATGTCGTCGCCGAGATTAGTATTTACCGCTGCCGAATCATATTTCTTATTAGCTGAAGCTGCCTTACGCGGTTGGTATACCGGTGCTACGGCACAGCAATGCTACAATAATGGTACAAGCGCAGCCATGCGCCAGTGGGCAATTATTGGCGGTACAGCAGGTACCATCAGCACTAACCAGATCAATACCTATTTAAAATATAATGGATTAAATACAGCCGGTTCAGTTGATGCGCAAATGAACCAGATCTACACCCAATTTTGGGTAAGTATTTTCCCTGATGCACAGGAAGTATTTGCAAGCTACCGCCGCACAGGTTATCCGGCTTTAACGCCTAATAATTATCCGGGTAACATTACCGGAGGTGTAATTTTCAGGCGCATGCTGTATCCTTTATCAGAGCAAAATTTAAATGCAAAATCTTATGCTGCGGCTATAAGCAGGCAAGGCGCAGATAACGTGTTGACCCGGATTTGGTGGGATAAATAG
- a CDS encoding SusC/RagA family TonB-linked outer membrane protein, with product MRIFYFPKYWRCCCLLLPLATAGITANAQLAMASKKRHVDYTYVASQQQDTEARTSLRDVLEKLKGQYKIQVAYQEGLLNDKYIKEAELINRQPDNVEATLTQILSEFNLGFKKISNKQYTIFPLSTVNESVTNAADGEVKGKVISANDASPVIGASVALKSDPKVGTTTDVNGNFTLRLPQAANGNVVLLVSYIGYNKEEFTVTDRNSAIIKLTQSSQALNEVVVTALGINRKKRSLGYAVTEVNGSEFTQARENNVGNALSGKVAGVNAIGSSTGPGGSSRVVIRGNGSLTGYNQPLYVVNGMPIDNTVPGDSPTTNGGGANVDRGDGVADINPDDIESITVLKGGTAAALYGSRAANGAILITTKKGKAQKGIGVEYNGTATFENVAVYPDFQYEYGQGDGGVKPTTLAAAQATGRRSWGSKIDGSTDYVGVDGLNHPYVAQKNNIKNFYQTGSTYTNTVALSGGTEAIAYRFSVADLDSRSILPGSTYNRKTGNLSLNGKLSKKLSFEALAQYNYEKAHNRPSAGDATANPNWSPYMIANTADVRWLAPGYDSKGNETVWNDASVATNGYFVINKFKEDDNKNRFIGQGTVTYEIINNLLLKGTISQDHYDYNYTNITPTGTLYQLQGSYNGIKSDVTETNALATLSYKTQVKDIGMSFLGGVNKRRSSLNQLSLSGTTFTIPYFYSYSNLATASTTPQNLRQEVNSVFGSADFSYKSLLYVTVTGRNDWFSTLSPQHNSIFYPSVNGSFILSDALKMPSYVTSLKLKGAYAEVGGGAPDPYAINLTYSNVPSADQPLQNVSSNTPGSGITGITNPTLKPYTSTTAEGGIEGQLLNNRLYFDVTYYNRLTKNDIVNATISSTSGYNSVYLNTGKVRNRGIEALVGGTPIKAGGFSWDVSYNVAYNDNKVLYLSDGVNSMNLASTVGNWGYINNIVGMSSFEIVGTRILRDASGNIVYNKNSGYPVATGLQPLGKSVAPLTMGLNNTFRYKRFSLNVLLDGKFGNKIFSISEVYETRLGLLKSTLPGRDNGLVLNGVDQTGAAYNRTVPVSGLRPYYDNYKNYSELFLHDGSFVKLRQVILSYSLPVNNLRVLKIQSANISLVARNLAILYKKTPNFDPESSYSNSNYQGFESIGLPRTRSLGVNLSVKF from the coding sequence ATGAGGATTTTTTACTTCCCGAAGTATTGGAGATGTTGTTGTCTTTTACTTCCGCTGGCAACAGCAGGCATAACCGCCAATGCCCAGTTAGCTATGGCCAGCAAGAAACGGCATGTTGATTACACTTATGTAGCGTCTCAGCAACAGGATACCGAAGCCCGAACTTCATTGCGCGACGTACTTGAAAAACTGAAAGGCCAGTATAAGATACAGGTAGCCTACCAGGAAGGCCTGCTGAATGATAAATACATTAAAGAAGCCGAACTGATAAACAGGCAACCGGACAATGTAGAGGCGACATTAACGCAAATACTCAGCGAGTTTAATCTTGGCTTTAAAAAGATCAGCAACAAGCAGTACACGATATTTCCTTTAAGTACAGTAAACGAGTCTGTAACCAATGCAGCAGACGGCGAAGTTAAGGGTAAAGTCATATCTGCTAATGATGCCAGCCCTGTTATAGGTGCATCGGTTGCGTTAAAAAGCGATCCTAAAGTAGGTACTACTACCGATGTAAACGGTAACTTCACGCTTAGGCTACCACAGGCAGCTAATGGTAATGTTGTATTGCTGGTTAGCTACATTGGTTATAACAAAGAAGAATTTACCGTAACTGACAGAAACAGTGCAATTATCAAGCTTACCCAAAGTAGCCAGGCACTTAACGAAGTTGTGGTAACTGCGTTAGGTATTAACAGAAAGAAAAGATCATTAGGATATGCTGTTACCGAAGTAAACGGATCTGAATTTACACAGGCACGTGAAAATAACGTAGGTAATGCTTTAAGCGGTAAAGTTGCCGGTGTAAACGCCATCGGCTCATCAACAGGCCCGGGCGGATCAAGCCGCGTAGTCATTCGTGGTAACGGCTCTTTAACAGGGTACAACCAGCCATTGTATGTGGTTAACGGTATGCCTATCGATAATACGGTTCCCGGCGATTCGCCAACTACCAATGGCGGCGGTGCCAACGTTGACCGTGGCGATGGTGTGGCAGACATTAACCCTGATGATATAGAATCAATCACTGTATTGAAAGGTGGTACTGCCGCCGCTTTGTATGGTTCACGTGCAGCAAACGGAGCTATTTTGATCACTACTAAAAAAGGCAAAGCCCAAAAAGGTATAGGAGTAGAGTACAACGGTACAGCAACGTTTGAAAACGTGGCCGTTTACCCCGATTTTCAATATGAATATGGCCAGGGCGACGGCGGCGTAAAACCGACCACACTGGCCGCAGCACAGGCAACAGGCCGTAGATCCTGGGGATCAAAAATAGATGGCTCTACAGATTATGTAGGTGTTGATGGCCTTAACCATCCTTACGTTGCACAAAAAAATAATATCAAAAACTTTTATCAAACTGGTAGCACTTATACCAACACGGTGGCTTTATCAGGAGGTACAGAAGCAATTGCCTATCGTTTTTCGGTAGCAGACCTTGACAGCCGCAGCATTTTACCGGGTAGTACGTACAACCGTAAAACAGGTAACCTTTCATTAAATGGAAAACTGAGCAAGAAATTAAGCTTTGAAGCTCTTGCGCAGTACAATTACGAAAAAGCGCATAACCGCCCAAGTGCAGGTGATGCTACCGCAAACCCTAACTGGTCGCCTTACATGATTGCCAATACTGCAGACGTAAGATGGCTGGCTCCGGGTTATGATTCAAAAGGTAATGAAACTGTCTGGAACGATGCTTCTGTTGCTACCAATGGCTATTTCGTGATCAACAAATTTAAAGAAGACGATAATAAAAACCGCTTCATTGGCCAGGGTACGGTTACCTATGAGATCATCAACAATCTCTTGCTAAAAGGTACCATCAGCCAGGATCATTATGATTACAATTATACCAACATCACGCCAACAGGTACGCTTTACCAGTTGCAGGGTTCATACAATGGTATTAAATCAGATGTAACAGAAACTAATGCGCTTGCCACATTATCATATAAAACACAGGTGAAAGATATCGGCATGTCGTTTTTAGGTGGTGTTAACAAAAGGCGTTCATCGCTTAACCAGCTTTCATTAAGTGGTACTACCTTTACTATACCGTATTTTTACAGTTATAGTAATTTAGCTACCGCATCTACAACGCCTCAAAATCTGCGTCAGGAAGTAAATTCTGTTTTTGGTTCGGCAGATTTTAGTTACAAAAGCCTTTTATATGTAACCGTTACCGGCCGTAATGATTGGTTTTCTACCCTTAGTCCGCAGCATAACAGTATATTTTATCCAAGTGTAAATGGTAGCTTTATCTTGTCTGATGCGCTTAAGATGCCATCTTATGTTACCTCGTTAAAATTAAAAGGCGCTTATGCAGAAGTAGGTGGCGGCGCGCCTGATCCTTATGCCATTAATCTGACGTACAGCAACGTGCCAAGTGCCGACCAGCCTTTGCAAAATGTGAGCAGTAATACACCCGGTTCTGGTATAACGGGCATTACAAACCCTACATTGAAGCCTTACACCTCTACAACTGCCGAAGGCGGTATAGAAGGACAGTTATTAAATAACCGTTTGTACTTTGATGTAACTTACTATAACCGTCTTACTAAAAACGATATCGTAAATGCCACTATATCTTCAACCTCGGGTTATAACAGTGTTTACCTGAATACCGGTAAAGTGCGTAACCGTGGTATCGAAGCATTAGTTGGCGGTACACCAATAAAAGCAGGTGGCTTTAGCTGGGATGTAAGCTATAACGTGGCTTACAATGATAACAAGGTGCTATATCTTTCTGATGGGGTAAACTCTATGAACCTTGCCAGTACGGTAGGTAACTGGGGTTATATTAACAACATTGTTGGTATGTCATCATTTGAGATTGTGGGTACACGCATCCTGCGCGATGCCAGCGGTAACATAGTTTACAATAAAAACAGCGGTTACCCGGTTGCTACAGGCTTGCAGCCATTGGGTAAAAGCGTTGCGCCGCTTACCATGGGCCTTAACAATACCTTCCGTTACAAAAGGTTCTCGCTTAATGTATTGCTCGACGGTAAGTTCGGAAACAAAATCTTCTCTATCAGCGAGGTATATGAAACTCGTCTTGGTTTGTTGAAATCAACACTTCCGGGCCGTGATAACGGATTGGTGCTGAATGGTGTTGATCAAACCGGCGCTGCATACAACCGTACCGTGCCGGTAAGCGGATTACGCCCTTATTACGATAACTATAAGAACTACTCTGAGTTGTTTTTACATGATGGCAGCTTTGTGAAATTGCGCCAGGTGATCTTATCATATAGCCTTCCGGTTAATAACCTGAGAGTGCTTAAGATACAATCGGCTAACATTTCACTGGTGGCTCGTAACCTGGCTATACTATACAAAAAGACGCCGAATTTCGATCCGGAATCAAGCTATAGTAACAGCAACTACCAGGGCTTCGAGTCTATTGGCCTGCCTCGCACACGTTCGTTAGGCGTTAATCTTTCTGTTAAATTTTAA
- a CDS encoding FecR family protein yields MNAPDYLSYTMEEFLADDKFISWVMQPDAELDNFWNEFLKQNPSKQNDIATAKTFIQNYHKQDTFFNEDKQDEVWRRIENSVNNTADKKSNVISLAPWLRWAAAVIMVCSCGLAFWYYSQKEIIRTAFGEIKTIELPDHSVVVLNGNSSLAYERSWGNNTREVWLDGEAFFKVKHLNKDSLHIKRNEKFIVHAKSVSVEVLGTTFNVQNRHNKINVALVTGKIKVSSGTVNSGIIMKPGDYVEYAANRINQKTQLEHPEKIVSWSKRQFSFNDAKLGDIITMLEDTYGYHITLADPKLREMKIEGGINVTGVKALLETVSTSLRVNIYQNNSNIIIN; encoded by the coding sequence ATGAACGCTCCTGATTACTTGTCTTATACAATGGAAGAATTCCTGGCTGATGATAAATTCATAAGCTGGGTAATGCAGCCCGATGCTGAGCTTGACAATTTCTGGAACGAATTTCTGAAGCAAAACCCATCTAAACAAAACGACATAGCCACCGCTAAAACCTTTATACAAAATTACCACAAGCAGGATACTTTTTTCAATGAAGATAAACAGGACGAAGTTTGGCGCCGGATTGAAAACAGTGTAAACAATACGGCAGATAAAAAATCAAATGTAATTTCATTAGCACCATGGCTGCGCTGGGCGGCGGCGGTTATAATGGTTTGCTCTTGTGGCTTGGCTTTTTGGTACTACAGTCAAAAGGAAATTATACGTACCGCTTTTGGTGAAATCAAAACCATTGAACTACCAGACCATTCCGTAGTAGTATTGAACGGTAACTCAAGTTTGGCCTACGAGCGCAGCTGGGGTAATAACACCCGCGAGGTGTGGCTTGATGGTGAGGCTTTCTTTAAGGTAAAGCACCTGAACAAAGACTCACTGCATATTAAGCGCAACGAGAAATTTATAGTACATGCCAAAAGTGTAAGTGTGGAGGTGCTGGGTACTACGTTTAACGTGCAGAACCGGCATAATAAGATAAATGTGGCTTTGGTTACCGGCAAAATCAAGGTTTCATCCGGTACAGTCAACAGCGGCATTATCATGAAGCCGGGCGATTATGTGGAGTATGCTGCTAACCGCATTAATCAGAAAACTCAACTGGAGCACCCGGAAAAAATAGTAAGCTGGTCTAAAAGGCAGTTTTCATTTAATGATGCCAAACTGGGCGACATCATTACCATGCTCGAAGACACTTATGGCTATCATATCACGCTTGCAGACCCTAAGCTTAGGGAAATGAAAATAGAAGGTGGAATTAATGTGACTGGTGTAAAGGCCTTGCTGGAGACTGTATCTACCTCATTACGTGTAAATATTTATCAGAACAATAGTAACATCATTATTAACTAA
- a CDS encoding RNA polymerase sigma factor, producing the protein MLIRNEALVWETFKGGDWDAYQAIYNNYYKLLNNYGYKFTRDKSLIEDAVHDLFVKIWVNRNTLGTPISLKNYLYKSLRGIIVRKLQKQSKYTGIDEEPPFFFEVSFEDQLVTGEEEAGLKEKMKSVIQTLPQRQQEIIYLRFYEGFSYTEIVEIMDINISSVYKLLYKAVGNLSVLLKMPKIIVFLILLRGL; encoded by the coding sequence ATGCTGATACGTAATGAGGCACTTGTGTGGGAAACGTTTAAAGGCGGAGACTGGGATGCATATCAGGCGATCTATAATAATTATTATAAGCTACTAAATAATTATGGCTATAAGTTTACCAGGGACAAAAGCCTGATAGAAGATGCTGTACATGACCTGTTTGTAAAAATATGGGTCAACCGCAATACTTTAGGTACCCCCATATCCCTTAAAAATTACCTATACAAATCTCTTCGCGGCATCATAGTCCGTAAACTGCAAAAGCAGTCAAAATATACCGGCATTGATGAAGAACCGCCTTTTTTCTTCGAGGTTTCATTTGAAGATCAGTTAGTAACAGGAGAGGAAGAGGCCGGGTTGAAAGAAAAAATGAAATCGGTGATTCAAACCTTGCCCCAAAGGCAGCAGGAAATTATTTATCTGCGTTTTTACGAAGGTTTTAGCTATACCGAGATCGTAGAGATCATGGATATTAATATTTCATCGGTTTATAAACTTCTTTATAAGGCTGTGGGCAATCTTAGTGTGCTGCTCAAAATGCCAAAGATCATTGTCTTTTTGATACTATTACGAGGACTTTAA